The proteins below are encoded in one region of Chryseobacterium wanjuense:
- a CDS encoding dihydroorotase has translation MKTLIKNVKIVNEGKIVEGDILIENDLISKIDSNISEEADQIIDGAGKYLLPGVIDDQVHFREPGLTHKGDIETESRAAIAGGTTSFIDQPNTVPNAVTQELLADKYEIASQKAYANYGFMMGGTNDNLEEVLKTNPRNVPGIKLFLGSSTGNMLVDNPETLENIFSNTKMLIAVHCEDEATIKANTQKYIDEYGEDIPVKFHHLIRSEEACYKSSSKAIELAEKTGARLHVFHLSTAKETALFRNDIPLKDKKITAEVCVHHLTFTNEDYETKGGLIKWNPAVKTQKDKDGLWEALLDDRIDVIATDHAPHTWDEKQNVYTKCPSGAPLVQHSLVVMLENYKNGKISLEKIVEKMAHNPAILFRVEKRGFVREGYKADLVLVDLNENWTVAKENILYKCGWSPLEGMNFHSKVTHTFVNGNLVYDNGKINEQKFGERLLFEVQK, from the coding sequence ATGAAGACCTTAATCAAAAATGTAAAAATCGTCAACGAAGGAAAGATCGTTGAAGGCGATATTTTAATTGAAAATGATTTAATTTCTAAAATAGATTCAAATATTTCTGAAGAAGCCGACCAGATTATCGACGGTGCCGGAAAATATCTTTTGCCGGGCGTGATTGATGATCAGGTACATTTCCGTGAACCGGGCTTAACGCATAAAGGCGATATTGAAACAGAATCAAGAGCTGCCATTGCCGGCGGAACAACAAGTTTTATCGACCAGCCAAACACCGTTCCGAATGCGGTAACGCAGGAATTATTAGCTGATAAATACGAAATTGCTTCTCAAAAAGCCTACGCCAATTACGGTTTTATGATGGGCGGAACCAATGATAATCTGGAAGAAGTTTTAAAGACCAATCCAAGAAATGTTCCCGGAATTAAATTATTTCTAGGTTCTTCCACAGGAAATATGTTGGTCGACAATCCTGAAACGCTGGAAAATATTTTCAGCAATACAAAAATGCTGATAGCCGTTCATTGCGAAGATGAAGCAACAATTAAAGCCAATACTCAAAAATATATCGATGAATATGGTGAAGATATTCCTGTGAAATTCCACCACCTGATCAGAAGTGAGGAGGCCTGTTATAAATCTTCTTCAAAGGCGATTGAATTAGCGGAAAAAACTGGTGCAAGGCTTCATGTTTTCCATTTGTCAACGGCAAAGGAAACGGCACTTTTCAGAAATGATATTCCTTTAAAGGATAAAAAGATCACGGCAGAAGTTTGTGTTCATCACCTGACTTTCACGAATGAGGATTACGAAACAAAAGGAGGATTAATCAAGTGGAATCCCGCTGTAAAAACGCAAAAAGATAAAGACGGACTTTGGGAAGCGTTGTTGGACGACAGAATCGATGTGATTGCAACGGATCACGCACCTCACACCTGGGATGAAAAGCAGAATGTATATACAAAATGTCCTTCCGGAGCGCCTTTGGTTCAGCATTCGCTGGTGGTGATGCTTGAAAATTACAAAAACGGAAAAATCTCTTTAGAAAAAATCGTTGAAAAAATGGCTCACAATCCTGCGATTCTTTTCAGGGTTGAAAAAAGAGGTTTTGTAAGAGAAGGTTACAAGGCAGATTTAGTTTTAGTTGATTTAAATGAAAACTGGACGGTTGCCAAAGAAAACATCCTTTACAAATGCGGTTGGAGCCCGTTGGAAGGCATGAATTTCCATTCTAAAGTGACCCACACATTTGTCAACGGAAATCTGGTTTATGATAACGGTAAAATTAATGAACAGAAATTCGGAGAGCGTTTGCTTTTTGAAGTTCAGAAATAA
- a CDS encoding lipopolysaccharide biosynthesis protein, which translates to MKKLLNETIIYGIGAIMPRIIVVLLNYLFIKNINVGDFAIFTNLYALISFVNIVLSFGFETAYFRFSSDKDNEQKVFNTSFWFLTGLSTVFLILVLLFNQPIADTFGYSQTPEFIRWFAWIAFFDNILVIPLAWFRFHNRPIKYTAIRVTQAVFQSVFVFALFLFIPQEFSLKLGLKEKVSYPFYSNLAASFLGVLLVLPIILKVKLQFSKDLFLQMIKYSWPIMIAGLAFMVNENFDKFIQKFIINDGDAGAYGGCYKMAVLMTLFVTAYRMGIEPFFFKQMQNENAKNTYAKVTEYFSFFASIVALGIIANVSWLKLLLVPNSSYWVAINIIPIIVIANLFFGIYYNLSTWYKVTDRTRIGTYISWTGAIITIILNFALLKTYGFMVSAWVTLAAYFSMMVLSYWLGQKYYPIPYRMKKISFFIVLLAVFSYAIVEFFDYNLWVGNLLFLVYAGILIYSEKNMLLSRIKKN; encoded by the coding sequence TTGAAGAAACTTCTCAACGAGACTATTATATATGGAATTGGGGCGATTATGCCGAGAATCATCGTCGTATTGCTTAATTATTTGTTTATTAAAAATATCAATGTAGGTGATTTTGCAATTTTCACCAATCTTTATGCACTGATTTCGTTTGTCAATATTGTTCTTTCTTTCGGCTTCGAAACGGCTTATTTCAGATTTTCTTCAGATAAGGATAATGAACAAAAAGTTTTTAATACATCTTTTTGGTTTTTGACAGGATTATCAACTGTTTTTTTAATTTTAGTTTTATTATTTAACCAACCGATAGCTGATACTTTCGGATATTCACAAACCCCTGAATTCATCAGATGGTTTGCATGGATTGCATTTTTTGATAATATTCTTGTTATTCCTTTAGCTTGGTTCAGATTTCACAACAGACCTATAAAATATACGGCGATACGAGTAACACAAGCTGTTTTTCAAAGTGTTTTTGTATTTGCATTATTTCTTTTTATTCCACAGGAGTTTTCTCTGAAACTGGGATTGAAAGAAAAAGTATCATATCCTTTTTATAGCAATTTGGCTGCAAGTTTTTTAGGTGTTTTGTTGGTTTTACCCATTATTTTAAAAGTAAAGCTGCAATTTTCGAAAGATCTTTTTCTTCAGATGATCAAATATTCCTGGCCGATTATGATTGCAGGTTTGGCATTTATGGTCAATGAAAATTTTGATAAATTCATTCAAAAATTCATTATTAATGACGGTGATGCCGGAGCTTACGGGGGTTGTTATAAAATGGCAGTTTTAATGACGCTCTTCGTGACCGCGTATCGAATGGGAATCGAGCCGTTTTTCTTTAAACAGATGCAAAATGAAAACGCAAAAAACACCTATGCAAAAGTAACGGAATATTTTTCGTTTTTTGCTTCGATCGTTGCGTTGGGGATTATTGCGAATGTTTCATGGCTAAAGCTTCTTTTGGTACCGAACAGTTCTTACTGGGTTGCCATTAATATTATTCCGATTATCGTGATTGCCAATTTATTTTTTGGTATTTATTACAATCTGTCGACATGGTATAAAGTGACCGACAGAACGAGAATAGGAACTTATATTTCCTGGACCGGCGCTATCATTACAATTATTTTAAATTTCGCATTGTTAAAAACATACGGTTTCATGGTTTCTGCATGGGTGACTTTGGCGGCCTATTTTTCGATGATGGTTCTTTCTTATTGGTTGGGTCAAAAATACTATCCGATCCCTTACAGGATGAAGAAAATTTCGTTTTTCATCGTACTTTTAGCAGTTTTCAGCTATGCAATTGTTGAGTTTTTTGATTATAATCTATGGGTCGGAAACTTACTTTTCTTAGTCTACGCAGGGATTTTAATTTATTCCGAAAAAAACATGCTTCTGTCAAGAATTAAAAAGAATTAA
- a CDS encoding sugar phosphate nucleotidyltransferase, whose amino-acid sequence MKIIVPMAGRGSRLRPHTLTVPKPLIPIAGKPIVQRLVEDIAKVAGEKIEEVAFIIGDFGPEIEKSLIQIAEKLGAKGSIYYQNDPLGTAHAIKCAEQSMSGDVVIAFADTLFRADFVLDKNSDGVIWVKSVEDPSAFGVVKLDNYGFITDFVEKPQTFVSDLAIIGIYYFNSAEKLMDEINYIMDNDIKNGGEYQLTTALENLRAKGAKFTLGKVNDWMDCGNKNATVETNSKILEYEREAMLNFPASAVIENSLIIQPCFIGENVKISNSKVGPGVSLGNNTIIVNSNIENSLIQENTRINHGNLSNSMIGNSAQYFGVAREISLGDYSVLDFLSK is encoded by the coding sequence ATGAAAATTATTGTTCCTATGGCTGGGCGTGGTTCCAGATTACGTCCACATACACTTACAGTTCCAAAACCTCTTATTCCTATCGCAGGAAAACCGATCGTACAGAGATTGGTAGAAGATATTGCTAAAGTTGCAGGGGAAAAAATCGAAGAAGTAGCTTTTATCATCGGGGATTTTGGTCCGGAGATTGAAAAATCTCTTATTCAGATCGCTGAAAAACTAGGAGCAAAAGGCAGCATTTATTATCAGAACGATCCGTTGGGAACGGCTCACGCGATCAAATGTGCAGAGCAATCGATGAGCGGAGATGTAGTGATCGCTTTTGCAGACACACTTTTCCGTGCAGATTTTGTGTTAGATAAAAACTCAGACGGGGTAATCTGGGTAAAAAGCGTGGAAGATCCTTCCGCTTTCGGAGTTGTAAAATTGGATAACTACGGTTTTATTACAGATTTTGTTGAAAAACCTCAGACTTTCGTTTCAGATCTTGCCATTATCGGGATTTATTATTTCAACAGTGCCGAAAAATTGATGGACGAGATCAATTATATCATGGATAATGATATTAAAAACGGCGGCGAATATCAATTAACTACCGCATTGGAAAACCTTAGAGCAAAAGGAGCAAAATTCACACTCGGAAAAGTAAACGACTGGATGGACTGCGGAAACAAAAACGCAACCGTAGAAACCAACAGCAAAATCCTTGAGTATGAAAGAGAAGCAATGCTGAATTTCCCGGCTTCTGCAGTTATCGAAAACTCTTTGATCATTCAGCCTTGTTTTATCGGGGAAAATGTGAAAATCTCCAACTCAAAAGTAGGCCCTGGAGTTTCTTTGGGAAACAATACGATTATTGTAAATTCAAACATCGAAAACTCTCTTATTCAGGAAAATACAAGAATCAATCATGGAAATCTTTCCAACTCAATGATCGGAAATTCTGCCCAGTATTTCGGCGTTGCAAGGGAAATTTCTTTGGGAGATTATTCAGTTTTGGATTTTTTGTCTAAATAA
- a CDS encoding DUF4292 domain-containing protein: MKNWIVILLLLFVVTSCKTRNAAKKRNNNVKIDSTFVLENDNSPKDANEPVSDKLTFYEHVLVPPQFEQIKINSKVNVETGSFIPTLDATIYIEKDKKVWMNLQAFIINVARGIATPEGIKGQDKTSKTYIDSDFDYLNNLLNVNFIDYKSLEKILMGRTFVKINDSQFTLTRNAQGFKMASNVNQKIVTDEKTREYKIVLNYDTNYDLLSVNLKDVLSPDELEVSYSNWEEINGIRLPKNVKIIIKGSKSSQILMENTKFDFSRMETPYSVPSSYKKIEIK; encoded by the coding sequence ATGAAAAACTGGATCGTAATATTACTATTGCTTTTTGTCGTAACCTCTTGTAAAACAAGAAATGCTGCAAAAAAGAGAAATAATAATGTTAAAATTGACAGCACATTCGTACTAGAAAACGACAACAGCCCGAAAGACGCCAACGAACCAGTGAGCGACAAACTTACCTTTTATGAACACGTCTTGGTACCGCCACAATTTGAGCAGATCAAGATCAATAGTAAGGTGAATGTAGAAACGGGGAGCTTTATCCCAACGCTGGATGCCACCATTTATATTGAAAAGGATAAAAAAGTGTGGATGAATCTTCAGGCGTTCATCATCAATGTTGCCCGAGGAATCGCTACTCCGGAAGGAATTAAAGGCCAGGATAAAACCAGCAAAACGTATATTGATTCAGATTTTGATTATCTTAATAATCTACTGAATGTCAATTTCATCGATTATAAATCTTTAGAAAAAATTCTGATGGGAAGGACTTTTGTAAAGATCAACGATTCGCAGTTTACCCTCACAAGAAATGCACAGGGCTTTAAAATGGCATCTAATGTCAACCAAAAGATCGTAACAGACGAAAAAACGAGAGAATATAAAATCGTTCTGAATTATGATACAAATTATGATTTATTAAGTGTTAATTTAAAGGATGTTTTGTCTCCCGATGAGCTTGAAGTGTCTTACAGCAATTGGGAAGAAATCAATGGAATCCGCCTTCCGAAAAATGTTAAAATAATTATAAAAGGTTCAAAAAGCAGTCAAATTTTAATGGAAAATACGAAATTTGACTTTTCGAGGATGGAAACACCCTATTCTGTGCCATCTAGTTACAAGAAAATTGAGATTAAATGA
- a CDS encoding peptidoglycan DD-metalloendopeptidase family protein has product MIKKFSFLIGILLFGLYYGQGGKKEQLQKQNAELKKQIAQINTDLAKTRSESKLSVAYLDNVNKKLMLREKVYNNTQKEKRFIEDEIYLRQLEINRQNRELKVLRDNYAKVLVNAYKNKGVQNKVTFILSAKNLGEAIRRVQYLKQYSDYQDKKAAEITDAAAQIKRTITQRQNSVKEKANLLVSQQKDLVTINAERAQKEQLVADFKKNESKLTAELRQKQTQSKALEGQIRAIIAEEIRIAKAEEEARKKAEAEKIRLAKIAAEREKARIEAENKARAEALEKERLAAEAEARKTAELAAKRAEEERKRSLDAAKAEATARDEARKIAAKKASDEAAARAKEAADKVVAAKAAEAALAKKKDDDKKAAETKAMTNFGVSTVAGSNFAENRGRMGFPVDKGQITHRFGRQPHPVFKNIMEENNGIKISVPSGTRAKSVFPGTVSSVLANSDGTKTVMLKHGNYFTIYSNLGSVNVSKGQQVSAGTPVGVVGQDFDGSYTLDFQVWNGTTPVDPLGWVSY; this is encoded by the coding sequence ATGATTAAAAAATTTAGCTTTTTAATTGGTATTTTGCTGTTCGGACTCTACTACGGGCAAGGTGGAAAAAAAGAACAACTGCAAAAACAAAATGCCGAACTTAAAAAACAAATTGCACAAATAAATACAGATTTAGCGAAAACCAGAAGCGAATCTAAACTTTCCGTTGCTTATCTAGATAATGTTAATAAGAAATTAATGTTACGCGAGAAGGTTTACAATAATACCCAAAAGGAAAAGCGTTTCATCGAAGACGAAATTTATCTTCGTCAGCTGGAAATCAACCGCCAAAACAGAGAACTGAAGGTTCTTAGAGATAATTATGCTAAAGTTTTGGTCAATGCTTATAAAAATAAAGGGGTACAAAATAAAGTAACCTTCATTCTTTCTGCAAAAAATCTGGGTGAAGCCATTCGAAGAGTTCAGTATCTAAAACAATATTCTGATTATCAGGACAAAAAAGCCGCTGAAATTACCGATGCCGCAGCACAGATTAAAAGAACCATTACGCAGCGACAAAATTCTGTAAAAGAAAAAGCCAATCTTTTGGTGAGCCAGCAAAAGGATTTAGTTACCATTAATGCTGAAAGAGCTCAAAAAGAACAGCTGGTAGCAGATTTTAAGAAAAATGAAAGCAAATTAACGGCAGAATTAAGACAAAAACAAACACAGTCTAAAGCATTGGAAGGCCAGATCAGAGCCATCATTGCAGAAGAAATAAGAATAGCAAAAGCGGAAGAAGAAGCCAGAAAAAAAGCAGAAGCTGAAAAAATCCGTTTAGCAAAAATTGCTGCAGAAAGAGAAAAAGCCAGAATTGAAGCTGAAAATAAAGCAAGAGCTGAAGCGCTGGAAAAAGAAAGACTAGCCGCCGAAGCTGAAGCCAGAAAAACAGCAGAACTGGCAGCAAAAAGAGCCGAAGAAGAAAGAAAACGAAGCCTGGATGCCGCAAAAGCGGAAGCTACAGCTAGAGACGAAGCAAGAAAAATCGCTGCGAAAAAAGCATCTGACGAAGCTGCAGCAAGAGCAAAAGAAGCAGCTGATAAAGTAGTTGCTGCCAAAGCTGCCGAAGCCGCATTGGCGAAGAAAAAAGACGACGACAAAAAAGCGGCAGAAACCAAAGCAATGACCAATTTTGGAGTATCTACCGTAGCAGGAAGCAATTTCGCCGAAAACAGAGGCAGAATGGGGTTCCCAGTAGATAAAGGACAAATTACCCATCGTTTCGGAAGACAGCCGCACCCGGTATTCAAAAATATTATGGAAGAAAACAATGGAATTAAAATTTCCGTTCCTTCCGGTACGCGAGCAAAATCTGTATTTCCGGGAACTGTTTCATCTGTATTGGCCAACAGCGACGGTACCAAAACCGTTATGCTGAAGCATGGTAATTATTTTACCATTTATTCCAACCTGGGAAGTGTAAATGTTTCCAAAGGCCAGCAAGTTTCCGCAGGAACTCCCGTTGGCGTTGTGGGACAGGATTTTGACGGATCTTATACGCTTGATTTTCAGGTATGGAACGGAACCACACCAGTTGATCCTTTAGGTTGGGTTTCTTATTAA
- a CDS encoding twin-arginine translocase TatA/TatE family subunit, with the protein MNTLTILALSWQHILIVALILVLLFGGKKIPELMRGVGSGIKEFKDAVKEEDKPGSENKTTNNNNSSSN; encoded by the coding sequence ATGAATACTTTAACAATACTTGCCTTATCTTGGCAACATATTTTAATCGTAGCATTAATTCTGGTATTACTTTTCGGAGGTAAAAAAATTCCTGAATTGATGAGAGGTGTAGGTTCTGGTATTAAAGAATTTAAAGATGCTGTAAAAGAAGAGGATAAACCCGGTTCTGAAAACAAAACAACGAATAATAATAATTCTTCTAGCAACTAA
- a CDS encoding DUF4254 domain-containing protein: MNFTETAWKVFNQSIEDYHVSDDVNTLINNPFEKNTLERILYAKNWIDTVQWHLEDIIRDENIDPAEALLLKRRIDASNQHRTDMVEFIDSWFLNKFENITPKPDAKINTETIAWAVDRLSILALKVYHMSLEANRESASEEHRANCQAKLDVLLTQQEDLSTSINQLLTDIENGDVKMKVYKQMKMYNDESLNPILYQKGQQK; the protein is encoded by the coding sequence ATGAATTTTACTGAGACCGCATGGAAAGTCTTCAACCAGAGTATTGAAGATTATCACGTGTCTGATGACGTTAACACTCTAATTAATAACCCTTTCGAAAAAAACACTTTGGAACGGATTTTGTATGCAAAGAACTGGATTGATACCGTTCAATGGCATTTGGAAGATATTATTAGAGATGAAAATATTGATCCAGCTGAAGCTCTTCTCCTTAAAAGAAGAATAGATGCCTCCAATCAGCATAGAACTGATATGGTGGAGTTTATCGACAGTTGGTTTCTTAATAAGTTTGAAAATATAACTCCTAAACCCGACGCAAAAATCAATACTGAAACTATCGCATGGGCGGTAGATAGGTTGTCAATTCTTGCATTAAAGGTTTATCACATGTCGTTAGAGGCCAATAGAGAATCCGCTTCTGAAGAACACAGGGCTAATTGCCAGGCAAAATTAGACGTTCTTCTTACCCAGCAGGAGGATCTTTCAACTTCTATAAATCAGTTGCTTACTGATATTGAAAACGGTGACGTTAAGATGAAGGTGTACAAACAAATGAAAATGTACAACGATGAAAGTCTTAACCCAATCCTTTATCAAAAGGGGCAACAGAAATGA
- the ribA gene encoding GTP cyclohydrolase II — protein sequence MIKIQAEANVPTEHGTFRMIAFSENENDWMPHMAIIAEHTDFSKPVNVRFHSECITGEVFHSKKCECGQQLDAAMKYIHENGGIIIYLRQEGRNIGIINKLKAYSLQEKGFDTVAANLELGLPADDRNFGVAIEILNLLDVKDINLLTNNPEKVKYVKESNIHLNSRIPLQIPANEISKGYLQTKKDYFGHLLDDNDN from the coding sequence ATGATTAAAATTCAGGCGGAAGCCAACGTTCCTACGGAACACGGTACTTTCCGAATGATTGCTTTCTCCGAAAACGAAAATGATTGGATGCCTCACATGGCCATTATCGCAGAGCATACAGACTTCTCAAAACCTGTAAATGTGCGTTTCCACTCAGAGTGTATCACCGGAGAAGTTTTCCATTCAAAAAAATGTGAATGTGGGCAGCAACTCGACGCTGCAATGAAATATATCCATGAAAATGGAGGGATCATTATTTACCTTCGACAGGAAGGAAGAAATATAGGGATCATTAATAAATTAAAAGCATACTCTTTACAGGAAAAAGGATTTGATACTGTAGCAGCGAATCTGGAACTCGGACTACCTGCAGATGACAGAAACTTTGGAGTAGCAATTGAGATTTTAAATCTATTGGATGTAAAAGACATCAACCTGCTTACCAACAATCCTGAAAAGGTAAAATATGTAAAAGAAAGCAATATCCATCTCAACTCCAGGATTCCTTTACAGATTCCTGCCAACGAGATCAGTAAAGGCTACTTACAGACAAAGAAAGATTATTTTGGTCATTTACTCGATGATAATGACAATTAA